In one Drosophila pseudoobscura strain MV-25-SWS-2005 chromosome X, UCI_Dpse_MV25, whole genome shotgun sequence genomic region, the following are encoded:
- the Flad1 gene encoding FAD synthase produces the protein MLRRTACLRHLNRRTAVYGSRTVQSSFVMSKCCCTATTTITTPVLNSSPPRHNSVLTLNGGKSMATGRTPAAPSPHIAVTPETRARIEQRQQTAFDFFDETLQLYGVEELIFCFNGGKDCTVLLDLLMRYCRQQGISSREIPMLYIKSDDAFAEIDEFVARCVEHYNVQLIEYEESLKEALTHMSADMPRIKAVFVGSRNTDPYCEHLSPMQPTDNGWPPMMRLNPLLEWSYHDVWHYIHMNCVAYCPLYNKGYTSIGYRSNTVPNPHLKRLDLTSPCSGAEGDYRPAWELADPTQERDGRLQRK, from the exons ATGCTACGCCGAACAGCCTGTCTGAGACACCTCAATCGACGAACCGCCGTATACGGAAGCCGTACGGTACAGAGCTCCTTCGTCATGAGTAAATGCTGCTGCACCGCCACCACAACGATCACAACACCCGTTCTGAATTCATCGCCCCCGCGCCACAACAGTGTACTGACCCTAAACGGCGGCAAGAGTATGGCAACCGGCCGTACTCCCGCGGCGCCGTCGCCCCACATCGCGGTCACTCCTGAGACTCGCGCGCGGATcgaacagcggcagcagacgGCCTTTGACTTCTTTGACGAGACCCTGCAGCTGTACGGGGTGGAGGAGCTGATCTTCTGCTTCAACGGCGGCAAGGACTGCACCGTGCTGCTGGATCTGCTGATGCGCTATTGCCGCCAGCAGGGAATTAGCAGTCGCGAAATTCCCATGCTGTACATCAAGTCGGATGACGCTTTTGCGGAAATCGACGAGTTTGTGGCCCGCTGCGTGGAGCACTACAACGTCCAGTTGATTGAGTACGAAGAGTCGTTAAAGGAGGCCCTCACCCACATGTCAGCGGACATGCCTCGTATCAAGGCCGTATTTGTAGGCAGCCGAAACACTGATCCATACTGCGAGCACCTGTCCCCCATGCAG CCCACGGACAATGGCTGGCCGCCGATGATGCGGCTGAACCCGCTTCTGGAGTGGTCTTACCACGACGTCTGGCACTACATTCATATGAACTGCGTGGCGTACTGCCCGCTGTACAACAAGGGGTACACCTCCATTGGCTACAGGTCCAACACGGTGCCCAATCCGCATTTGAAACGCCTCGACTTGACCAGCCCCTGCAGCGGGGCGGAGGGTGACTATAGACCTGCATGGGAGCTGGCTGATCCCACTCAGGAGCGTGATGGGCGCCTGCAGAGGAAGTAG
- the mRpL49 gene encoding probable 39S ribosomal protein L49, mitochondrial isoform X2, whose translation MSATTKLLLGSVLCHKLGKLTRSMHTHPALLSSFRSSKEVQSLEQYLEVEPIENAAAWKFVERLLPPPTVPRPVAKADYPSGWQPQKSDGSDSSYFVARTKNHMVPVYLHTCFRGQRRITVVRRVQGDIWALEKDLRSVVEQARNGKLCASRVNELSGQIHIHGDYVDILREHLKAKGF comes from the exons ATGTCAGCTACCACGAAACTCTTGCTGGGCAGTGTTCTCTGCCATAAGCTGGGCAAG CTTACACGCTCCATGCACACGCACCCCGCACTCTTGTCCAGCTTTCGCTCGTCCAAGGAGGTTCAGAGCCTAGAACAGTACCTCGAGGTGGAGCCAATTGAGAACGCCGCTGCCTGGAAGTTTGTGGAACGCCTGCTGCCGCCCCCTACTGTTCCCCGGCCGGTGGCTAAGGCGGATTACCCATCCGGGTGGCAGCCACAGAAGTCGGATGGCTCGGACAGCAGTTATTTTGTGGCCCGCACCAAGAATCACATGGTGCCCGTATACTTACATACCTGTTTCCGTGGCCAACGTCGCATCACGGTGGTGCGTCGCGTCCAGGGCGACATTTGGGCCCTAGAGAAAGATCTGCGTTCCGTGGTGGAGCAGGCGCGCAATGGAAAACTCTGCGCCTCACGCGTCAACGAGCTCAGCGGCCAGATACACATTCACGGCGACTATGTGGATATCTTGCGTGAGCACCTCAAGGCCAAGGGCTTCTGa
- the mRpL49 gene encoding probable 39S ribosomal protein L49, mitochondrial isoform X1 yields MSATTKLLLGSVLCHKLGKVRLTRSMHTHPALLSSFRSSKEVQSLEQYLEVEPIENAAAWKFVERLLPPPTVPRPVAKADYPSGWQPQKSDGSDSSYFVARTKNHMVPVYLHTCFRGQRRITVVRRVQGDIWALEKDLRSVVEQARNGKLCASRVNELSGQIHIHGDYVDILREHLKAKGF; encoded by the exons ATGTCAGCTACCACGAAACTCTTGCTGGGCAGTGTTCTCTGCCATAAGCTGGGCAAGGTGAGG CTTACACGCTCCATGCACACGCACCCCGCACTCTTGTCCAGCTTTCGCTCGTCCAAGGAGGTTCAGAGCCTAGAACAGTACCTCGAGGTGGAGCCAATTGAGAACGCCGCTGCCTGGAAGTTTGTGGAACGCCTGCTGCCGCCCCCTACTGTTCCCCGGCCGGTGGCTAAGGCGGATTACCCATCCGGGTGGCAGCCACAGAAGTCGGATGGCTCGGACAGCAGTTATTTTGTGGCCCGCACCAAGAATCACATGGTGCCCGTATACTTACATACCTGTTTCCGTGGCCAACGTCGCATCACGGTGGTGCGTCGCGTCCAGGGCGACATTTGGGCCCTAGAGAAAGATCTGCGTTCCGTGGTGGAGCAGGCGCGCAATGGAAAACTCTGCGCCTCACGCGTCAACGAGCTCAGCGGCCAGATACACATTCACGGCGACTATGTGGATATCTTGCGTGAGCACCTCAAGGCCAAGGGCTTCTGa
- the LOC4814299 gene encoding protein YIPF1, translating into METPTADDLLQFRDYSATSATNSGTPAQINVNSPTHASGGGGSGIGSGFVGAGGSSSAQRQRGDPLADLIYDMSTSAHAMAGGGATNLQNAPIDGSGGAGSGGGSGARLSFLTIEYYQQFFNVDTYMVLERIANSMIPKRAAGNYLRMNIGENPDLYGPFWITVTLIFSIAISGNIASYLHHASDGYHWHYNFHLVSYAATCIFLYANILPVILWALFKYSLKPIDDADAVETDSATYTPTLLSLMCIYGYSLAIYIPVSILWVINISLLQWLLVITAALLSGTVLIAVLTPALRNSQFSLFLIIGILSAHIVLAAGFMLYFFHNPPDSPVTMPIPTAAPAPSVLKAVTQAAKAVLPGNRTR; encoded by the exons ATGGAGACACCGACTGCAGACGATTTGCTACAGTTTCGCGACTATAGCGCCACAAGCGCAACTAACAGCGGCACACCAGCGCAAATCAATGTTAACTCGCCAACACACGCATCAGGCGGCGGGGGTAGTGGCATTGGTAGTGGATTCGTTGGAGCTGGCGGCAGTAGCAGTGCACAACGTCAGCGCGGTGATCCTCTGGCCGATCTTATCTACGATATGAGCACTTCCGCACATGCCATGGCTGGCGGTGGAGCCACCAATCTCCAGAACGCCCCCATCGATGGATCTGGAGGTGCTGGTAGTGGCGGCGGCTCTGGCGCACGCCTATCCTTCCTGACCATCGAGTACTATCAGCAATTCTTCAACGTGGACACCTACATGGTATTGGAGCGCATTGCCAACTCGATGATACCCAAGCGGGCGGCTGGCAATTATCTACGCATGAACATTGGCGAGAATCCCGACCTCTATGGTCCCTTCTGGATAACAGTCACGCTG ATCTTCTCGATTGCCATCAGCGGCAACATAGCCAGCTACTTGCATCATGCCAGCGATGGGTACCACTGGCACTACAATTTCCACCTGGTCTCGTACGCGGCCACGTGCATCTTTCTTTATGCCAACATCTTGCCGGTTATACTCTGGGCCCTCTTCAAGTACAGCCTGAAGCCGATCGATGATGCCGATGCTGTTGAAACGGATAGC GCCACCTACACGCCCACCCTGCTATCCCTGATGTGCATTTACGGCTACAGCTTGGCCATCTACATACCCGTCTCCATCCTCTGGGTGATTAAT ATCTCCCTGCTCCAGTGGCTGCTAGTCATCACCGCAGCCCTGCTGTCGGGCACCGTTCTTATTGCCGTGCTGACACCAGCCCTGCGCAACTCCCAGTTCTCACTGTTTCTCATCATTGGGATCCTCAGTGCCCACATCGTGTTGGCTGCTGGATTTATGCTGTACTTCTTTCACAATCCCCCCGACTCGCCAGTGACCATGCCCATACCCACAGCTGCACCGGCTCCATCTGTCCTCAAGGCCGTCACCCAGGCTGCAAAGGCCGTGCTGCCGGGTAACCGAACCCGTTAA
- the LOC4814406 gene encoding uncharacterized protein, whose amino-acid sequence MARKDDPVFNVKFVQLVESQSCLWNYTHPGYSKKEEVQRAWQHVANEIKDTVRNCRERWRTIRSSFLRSLKLARTQTGRGKRKYYLSKYLQFLIPYTKSRSGHKQVAVAAGPATAGMVLRKPSTSTAATFLAGVGHLRMVGQVTEEEETKESGESGGEGEGHLPLDVQVSEEEDKHHVTHSPTSCLPLRLQSIKVEQQQHPHTQPQTQQQSDKIVAHQSLVTLPATMAAALRHHNMNNWTELAHWLKGSSHHHSNDNGLLAHQKLSTPPPQPPRVATPAPAMPTPPPATGQGPSAAPGPDADYSFLISLHPYLKEMSGKQNRRFRQKVVGLIDNVLDNVDV is encoded by the exons ATGGCCCGTAAGGACGATCCCGTATTCAATGTGAAATTCGTTCAGCTCGTGGAGAGCCAGTCCTGTCTGTGGAACTACACGCATCCCGGCTACAGCAAGAAGGAGGAGGTGCAGCGCGCTTGGCAGCATGTGGCCAACGAAATCAAGGACACGG TACGCAACTGCCGCGAGCGCTGGCGCACCATTCGGAGCAGCTTCCTGCGCTCCCTGAAGCTAGCCCGCACTCAGACGGGACGCGGCAAGCGTAAATACTACCTGTCCAAGTACCTTCAATTTTTGATACCTTACACAAAGTCGCGTTCCGGGCACAAGcaggtggcagtggcggcagGCCCGGCCACAGCGGGGATGGTGCTGCGCAAGCCCAGCACATCGACAGCGGCCACCTTTCTGGCCGGAGTGGGTCACCTGCGAATGGTGGGGCAGGTtacggaggaggaggaaaccAAAGAGAGCGGCGAGAGCgggggtgagggtgagggcCACCTCCCGCTTGATGTTCAGGtttcggaggaggaggacaagCACCATGTCACGCACTCGCCCACATCCTGCTTGCCCCTGCGATTGCAGTCGATCaaggtggagcagcagcagcatccgcacACCCAGCCACAAACCCAACAACAGAGCGACAAAATTGTGGCCCACCAGTCGTTGGTGACGCTGCCGGCCACAATGGCTGCCGCTTTAAGGCACCACAATATGAACAACTGGACGGAGCTAGCTCACTGGCTCAAGGGCAGTAGTCATCATCACAGCAACGACAACGGGCTGCTGGCCCACCAAAAACTGTCGACGCCACCGCCACAACCCCCCCGGGTGGCCACCCCGGCACCGGCCATGCCTACACCGCCGCCAGCAACAGGACAAGGCCCATCAGCGGCACCAGGACCCGATGCGGACTACTCCTTTTTGATTAGCCTGCACCCCTACCTGAAGGAGATGAGCGGCAAGCAGAATCGGCGCTTTCGCCAGAAGGTTGTCGGCCTCATCGACAATGTCCTGGACAATGTCGACGTATGA
- the LOC6901104 gene encoding obscurin-like, with the protein MAWAYMIEIKPSESCDAGEWKCAVTSFEGCVGISTCAVNMDIPRNYRKPRFMESLHAVLTEEGLVSFECKVVGFPTPVLKWFKDGHELKPGDVYQLTGSNSFYNQYSK; encoded by the exons ATGGCCTGGGCCTACATGATCGAGATTAAGCCATCGGAGTCCTGCGATGCCGGGGAATGGAAATGTGCGGTCACCAGCTTTGAGGGATGTGTGGGCATCTCCACCTGTGCAGTTAACATGGACA TTCCCAGAAACTATCGCAAGCCTCGGTTCATGGAGAGCCTTCATGCCGTTCTAACTGAAGAGGGTCTTGTCTCCTTTGAGTGTAAAGTGGTGGGCTTCCCAACGCCAGTGCTCAAATGGTTCAAGGATGGCCATGAATTGAAGCCTGGTGATGTTTACCAGCTGACAGGATCCAATTCCTTTTATAAccaatactcaaaatga
- the Brms1 gene encoding breast cancer metastasis-suppressor 1 homolog: MPVKNGDSDGEGDVSGAESERSNSSQGRDSSDEEENNEIDSDDSSEMDSSDIERIRAEHIEDMLSLERQFNTLREQYYFERITWIESQLAEVRSGRSEEFVHPQRDLDKVYRTRIEVADVLRRFRLQNIEHKFLSEEQACVQHLESEKHMAGDNLREELLERIRRLEEDRHNVDISWADWGTDKRQSKVRGPGRKKAVTVTGPYVVYMLREEDIMEDWTIIRKALKRTSTTTSSGPVAPTSGTSVLGGGGPTVSMGLSALSGGVPAMAGASG, translated from the exons ATGCCAGTGAAAAATGGTGATTCCGACGGAGAAGGGGACGTCTCTGGGGCGGAGTCGGAGCGCTCCAACTCCAGCCAGGGCCGTGACTCCTCCGACGAAGAGGAGAACAACGAAATCGACTCCGATGACTCCTCCGAGATGGATTCCAGTGATATTGAGCGCATCCGAGCCGAACACATTGAGGATATGC TGAGTCTAGAGCGGCAGTTCAATACGCTTCGTGAGCAATATTACTTTGAACGCATCACCTGGATCGAAAGCCAACTAGCTGAGGTCCGTTCCGGCCGTTCCGAGGAGTTTGTGCATCCCCAGAGAGACCTCGACAAGGTCTACCGAACACGCATCGAGGTTGCCGATGTGCTTCGAAGATTTCGTCTGCAGAATATCGAACACAAGTTCCTGTCCGAGGAGCAGGCATGCGTCCAGCACTTGGAG AGCGAGAAGCACATGGCGGGAGACAACCTGCGAGAAGAACTTCTTGAGCGGATACGCCGCCTGGAAGAGGATCGTCATAATGTGGACATCTCCTGGGCCGACTGGGGCACGGACAAGCGACAGAGCAAGGTGCGGGGGCCAGGGCGCAAGAAGGCCGTCACAGTCACAGGTCCCTATGTGGTCTATATGCTGCGCGAGGAGGACATCATGGAGGACTGGACGATCATCAGGAAAGCGCTCAAGCGCACCTCTACCACCACTTCATCGGGTCCGGTAGCTCCCACGTCGGGGACAAGTGTACTAGGGGGTGGTGGACCCACTGTGAGCATGGGTCTCTCTGCTCTCAGTGGCGGTGTCCCGGCAATGGCCGGTGCCAGTGGATAG
- the Coq8 gene encoding atypical kinase COQ8B, mitochondrial — MSRRSQDLIGVLRGLQLVAEACSREHLALSKHLWSNSSVRELLAENVSQTRQTVRQAGQQPADELKKVQQVLLETTERSYVVVKGICSLLETKLSMMPQLPGVASGRSQERRPPTADQTPTSAQSDLDAANLDISSITLEEFEDILSKRNKNRQVSLRTPTTQSKQVPLAQVAGVSPTAEGVFARDTQYVDNVLRFVASPSPVPPETASRTGGSIDVPELSKVAKQRRVPASRLGRMASFGGLFAGLGIGTLNELTKGALGMGGSKTMREALLSPANAERIVDTLCKVRGAALKIGQILSIQDSSVVSPQLAKAFERVRQAADYMPDWQVERVMNTQLGPGWRQRLRSFEDKPFAAASIGQVHRATLNDGMQVAIKIQYPGVAQSIESDIDNLVGMLKVWDVFPQGFFIDNVVRVAKRELQWEVDYDREAEYTEKFRQMIAPYPEYYVPRVVRDLTTSSVLTTELIPGVPLDKCFDLSYEHRAHIAASVLKLCLRELFEIECMQTDPNWSNFLYDAPSRRLMLIDFGSTRFYKHDFIRNYRQVIISAAQNNRQGVLEMSREMGFLTGYETKQMEQAHVDAVMILGEIFRYDGDFDFGKQNTTERLAALVPTMVAHRLCPPPEEIYSIHRKLSGIFLLCARLNVRMNCLPFYREIILGKFKD; from the exons ATGTCGCGGCGCTCCCAAGATCTCATCGGGGTGCTGCGGGGCCTGCAGCTGGTGGCGGAGGCGTGCAGCCGCGAGCACCTGGCGCTGTCGAAGCATCTGTGGAGCAATTCGAGCGTGCGCGAGCTACTGGCAGAGAACGTGAGTCAGACGAGACAGACCGTACGCCAAGCAGGGCAGCAGCCGGCCGACGAGCTCAAGAAAGTGCAACAGGTGCTGCTAGAGACGACCGAACGTAGCTACGTGGTGGTTAAGGGAATCTGCTCGCTGTTGGAAACCAAACTCTCGATGATGCCCCAACTGCCGGGCGTGGCCTCTGGTCGGAGCCAGGAGCGGCGGCCGCCGACAGCTGATCAAACGCCGACGAGCGCACAATCTGATCTCGATGCCGCCAACCTGGACATATCCTCCATCACCCTCGAGGAGTTCGAGGACATCCTCTCCAAGCGCAACAAAAACCGCCAGGTGAGCCTTCGGACGCCCACAACCCAGAGCAAGCAGGTGCCCCTCGCGCAAGTAGCAGGAGTATCGCCGACGGCCGAGGGTGTATTCGCCAGAGACACCCAGTACGTGGACAACGTGCTGCGCTTTGTAGCGAGTCCCTCGCCCGTACCCCCCGAAACAGCATCCCGGACCGGGGGAAGCATTGATGTGCCCGAACTGAGCAAGGTGGCCAAGCAGCGGCGAGTGCCGGCCTCGCGCTTGGGAAGGATGGCCTCTTTTGGTGGTCTCTTTGCCGGCCTGGGCATTGGCACCCTCAACGAGCTGACCAAGGGCGCCCTAGGCATGGGCGGCTCTAAAACGATGCGAGAGGCCTTACTCAGTCCGGCGAATGCTGAGCGCATCGTAGACACTCTGTGCAAGGTGCGTGGAGCGGCATTAAAGATCGGCCAGATCCTGAGCATCCAGGACTCGAGCGTGGTGTCGCCGCAGCTGGCCAAGGCTTTTGAGCGTGTGCGCCAGGCGGCCGACTACATGCCCGACTGGCAGGTGGAGCGCGTGATGAACACGCAGCTGGGGCCCGGCTGGCGCCAGCGGCTGAGGAGCTTCGAAGACAAACCATTCGCGGCAGCCTCCATCGGACAGGTGCATCGCGCCACGCTGAACGATGGGATGCAGGTGGCCATCAAGATCCAGTACCCGGGCGTTGCGCAGAGTATCGAGAGCGACATCGACAATCTGGTGGGCATGCTTAAGGTGTGGGACGTCTTTCCGCAAGGCTTCTTCATCGACAATGTGGTGCGCGTGGCAAAACGGGAGCTGCAGTGGGAGGTCGACTATGATCGCGAGGCGGAGTATACGGAGAAGTTCCGCCAGATGATCGCCCCCTATCCGGAGTACTATGTGCCCCGGGTAGTGCGCGATCTGACCACATCCAGTGTCCTTACCACCGAACTGATACCCGGCGTGCCCCTCGACAAGTGCTTCGATCTGAG CTACGAGCATCGTGCCCACATTGCTGCCTCCGTGCTGAAGCTGTGCCTGCGCGAGCTCTTCGAAATCGAGTGCATGCAAACGGACCCGAACTGGTCGAACTTCTTGTACGACGCACCCAGTCGGCGGCTGATGCTCATTGATTTTGGATCGACGCGCTTTTACAAGCACGACTTCATCCGGAACTACCGTCAGGTGATCATCAGTGCCGCACAGAACAACCGCCAGGGCGTCCTCGAGATGTCACGTGAGATGGGCTTCCTCACCGGCTATGAGACGAAACAGATGGAACAGGCCCACGTCGATGCTGTGATGATACTCGGCGAGATCTTTCGCTACGACGGcgactttgactttggcaaGCAGAACACCACCGAGCGGCTGGCCGCCCTTGTGCCCACCATGGTTGCCCATCGGCTCTGTCCGCCGCCCGAGGAGATCTACTCCATTCACCGGAAGCTCTCGGGCATCTTCCTCCTCTGCGCCCGCCTCAATGTCCGCATGAACTGTCTACCCTTCTACCGGGAGATCATTCTCGGGAAATTCAAGGACTAA